A window of the Gemmatimonadota bacterium genome harbors these coding sequences:
- a CDS encoding carbohydrate kinase, which produces MTPHRLESLLSRFAGLSIMVVGDFFLDKYLVLDPALDEPSLETGLAARQVVARRCMPGAAGTVMANLHALGVGHLLAVGVTGDDGEGYELRQGLAAMGVRLDGLFESPDRFTPTYIKPMNRKPGRERESNRIDIQNRTPTPRVLEERLVEFLEDMAPRVDGVAVLDQVGRRNTGVVTDRVREAIGNLGRTLPDKVILADSRERIGDFRHVIRKGNRDEVRGAAGNADEDQKETADLAAAERWGSGLFDTSTGGGEGTARPVYITLGAEGLLLIDDEDSRHVPGIRVPGLVDTVGAGDSVTAGIVASLAAGATPMEAGLVGNLAASVTIRQLGGTGTASPAQLMEAMKTMMEA; this is translated from the coding sequence ATGACTCCACACCGTCTCGAAAGCCTGCTGTCCCGCTTCGCCGGCCTGTCCATCATGGTCGTCGGCGACTTCTTCCTGGACAAGTACCTGGTCCTCGATCCGGCACTGGACGAACCGTCCCTGGAGACGGGGCTGGCCGCGCGCCAGGTCGTGGCCAGACGCTGCATGCCCGGCGCCGCGGGCACGGTCATGGCCAACCTGCATGCCCTGGGTGTCGGACACTTGCTCGCCGTTGGGGTCACGGGCGACGACGGGGAGGGTTACGAACTCAGGCAGGGACTGGCGGCAATGGGGGTCCGCCTCGACGGACTGTTCGAATCCCCGGACCGGTTCACGCCTACCTACATCAAGCCCATGAACCGGAAGCCGGGAAGAGAGAGGGAATCGAACCGCATCGACATACAGAACCGGACGCCCACGCCGCGGGTCCTGGAAGAGCGGCTGGTCGAATTTCTGGAAGACATGGCGCCCAGGGTGGACGGGGTGGCGGTCCTGGACCAGGTGGGACGGCGCAACACCGGAGTGGTCACGGACCGGGTCCGGGAAGCGATCGGCAACCTGGGCAGGACCCTGCCGGACAAGGTCATCCTGGCGGATTCGCGCGAACGCATCGGCGATTTCCGCCACGTCATCCGCAAGGGAAACCGGGACGAGGTCCGAGGGGCCGCGGGGAACGCAGACGAAGACCAGAAAGAAACGGCCGATCTGGCGGCGGCGGAAAGGTGGGGAAGTGGCCTTTTTGATACCAGCACCGGCGGCGGGGAAGGAACGGCCCGGCCGGTTTATATCACCCTCGGCGCGGAGGGCCTGCTGCTGATTGACGACGAGGACAGCCGGCATGTGCCTGGCATACGCGTTCCGGGACTCGTGGACACCGTCGGGGCGGGAGACAGCGTCACGGCCGGGATCGTGGCCTCGCTGGCCGCCGGCGCGACGCCCATGGAGGCCGGCCTGGTCGGCAACCTCGCGGCTTCGGTCACAATCCGTCAACTGGGCGGCACGGGAACGGCCTCGCCCGCGCAGTTGATGGAAGCCATGAAGACCATGATGGAAGCCTGA
- a CDS encoding DEAD/DEAH box helicase, translated as MANDLFHPAVAAWFEDRFDEPSDIQKRAWPVIKQRQNTLIAAPTGSGKTLAAFLSSIDDLVRQGQYGTLPEGTQIVYVSPLKALSNDIHANLQVPLKGIQAILKERGRPDVPIRVAVRTGDTPTSERAAMTKHPPHILVTTPESLYLLLTSAGGRRILPNVHTLIIDEIHALVGNKRGSHLALSVERLERLATGRLTRIGISATQKPIDRIAHFLAGAGYAKGKGCKILNTGHRRKLELKIEVPRSPLGAVMSNEVWEEVYERLEELILRHRTTLVFVTTRSMSERLARHLSERLGTENVTSHHGSMSKEHRHDAEQRLKAGALKALVATASLELGIDIGSVDLVCQIGSPKAIATLIQRVGRSGHTITGTPKGRLFPLTRDELVEAAAIMDSVRRGELDRIIIPDQPLDVLAQQIIAEVANCDFSEDELYHLVRKAYPYRGLSREEFDGVVSMLAEGYTPRRGRKHAYIQRDLMNGTVRGRKGARINALMSGGTIPDQFDYDVIMEPTETFIGTLNEDFAIESTAGDIVQLGNNSWRILRVEKGKIRVEDAQGLPPTMPFWFGEAPGRTVELSASLSRLREEVASRMDVGTEKGKLDPEWKREAEDWLMESAGVSHVAATQIAEYLGAAKAALGVIPSQKDLVAERFFDEAGDMHLVLHSSFGSRVNRAWGLALRKRFCRTFNFELQAAANEDSIILSLGATHSFPLDDVFSYLNAKTVREVLVQALLDAPMFEVRWRWNASTALAVLRRRGGDRVPPQIQRSVAEDLIAQVFPDQIACLENIAGDREVPDHPLVSQTIEDCLHEAMDVETLESVLKTMKSGDMNVHARDLREPSPMAEEILNARPYAFLDDAPLEERRTNAVRNRRWLDPAVAGDLGRLDPEAIDTVRGDAWPEVRSPDELHDALVLAGYVTDEEGRKGDQFGSWTEFYAVLEGDRRAATLVTEGGKRLWTPLERRIHFEGVHPRGRFEPEEGIPDDVRSNLEKGFQAAARQARPAEPTADDASEVGATATDATATDATVADASATEKHGLEEFALVELIRGRLETLGPVTAAGLAGSIDLPVGKVDQALIALEQEGFVFRGQFSPDADVLEWCERRLLARIHRFTITKLRREIQPVSPADFMQFLFTWHHLAPDTRLKGADAVTAVLRMLEGVEAPAAAWESEILPSRVTDYDYAWLDNLCLSGKYAWGRLRPHRSNGEHGKTAGPIRSTPIAIVDRMNRSLWMSLSGAAGEEDLPLSTYAKTVLELMTRHGAVFFDDITSQSGLLRTHAEEAVAELVSAGMATSDSFAGLRALLVPSRHRESRRGRERRNPFDLSTAGRWGLTARTPVEDRTEEDLEAYARVALARYGVVFRRLTERENTSPPWRDLVRVLRRMEARGEIRGGRFVNGVWGEQYALGEAVTLLRSIRRKEKQGTLVAISAADPLNLVGIITPGRRVPGITTNRILYRDGEPILIMEGGEIKETSPVAAEDQWALRQELVKRDFPPKLKAYLSGRRTREKAGAQKA; from the coding sequence ATGGCCAACGACCTCTTCCATCCCGCCGTGGCCGCCTGGTTCGAGGACCGGTTCGACGAGCCGTCCGACATCCAGAAGCGCGCCTGGCCGGTCATCAAGCAGCGGCAAAACACGCTGATCGCGGCGCCCACGGGTTCCGGCAAGACGCTGGCGGCCTTCCTGTCCTCCATCGACGACCTGGTGCGGCAGGGCCAGTATGGTACGCTGCCCGAGGGCACGCAGATCGTCTACGTGTCCCCCCTGAAGGCCCTCAGCAACGACATCCACGCCAACCTGCAGGTCCCGCTGAAGGGCATCCAGGCGATCCTCAAGGAGCGCGGCCGGCCCGACGTGCCCATCCGCGTGGCGGTCCGCACGGGCGACACGCCCACGAGCGAGCGAGCCGCCATGACGAAGCATCCGCCCCACATCCTGGTGACGACGCCGGAAAGCCTGTACCTGCTGCTCACGAGCGCGGGCGGGCGCCGGATCCTGCCGAACGTGCACACGCTCATCATCGACGAGATCCACGCGCTGGTGGGCAACAAGCGGGGGTCGCACCTTGCCCTGTCGGTGGAGCGGCTGGAACGGCTTGCCACCGGTCGGCTCACGCGCATCGGCATATCGGCCACGCAGAAACCCATCGACCGGATCGCCCACTTCCTCGCCGGCGCGGGCTACGCGAAGGGCAAGGGCTGCAAGATCCTCAATACCGGGCATCGGCGCAAACTCGAGCTGAAGATCGAAGTCCCCCGTTCCCCCCTCGGCGCCGTCATGTCGAACGAGGTGTGGGAGGAAGTGTACGAACGCCTCGAGGAGCTCATCCTGCGGCACCGGACGACCCTGGTCTTCGTCACCACGCGGAGCATGTCGGAGCGGCTGGCCCGCCACCTGAGCGAACGGCTGGGTACAGAAAACGTCACCTCCCACCACGGCAGCATGTCGAAGGAGCACCGGCACGACGCCGAACAACGGCTCAAGGCCGGCGCGCTTAAGGCCCTCGTAGCCACGGCCTCCCTGGAACTGGGGATCGATATCGGATCCGTGGACCTCGTCTGCCAGATCGGCTCCCCCAAGGCGATCGCGACGCTCATCCAGCGGGTGGGCAGGTCGGGACACACGATCACGGGCACGCCGAAGGGCCGCCTGTTCCCCCTGACGCGCGACGAGCTCGTTGAGGCGGCCGCGATCATGGATTCGGTGCGGCGGGGCGAGCTGGACCGGATCATCATCCCCGACCAGCCCCTCGACGTGCTGGCCCAGCAGATCATCGCGGAGGTGGCCAACTGCGATTTCAGCGAGGACGAACTGTACCACCTGGTGCGAAAGGCCTATCCCTACCGCGGTCTGTCCCGGGAGGAATTCGACGGCGTCGTGTCCATGCTGGCCGAAGGCTATACGCCGCGACGGGGCCGCAAGCACGCCTACATCCAGCGGGACCTGATGAATGGTACGGTCAGGGGCCGCAAGGGGGCCCGGATCAACGCGCTGATGTCGGGCGGGACGATTCCCGACCAGTTCGACTACGACGTGATCATGGAGCCCACGGAGACCTTCATCGGCACGCTGAACGAGGACTTCGCCATCGAGAGCACGGCCGGGGACATCGTGCAACTGGGGAACAACTCGTGGCGCATCCTGCGCGTGGAGAAGGGCAAGATCCGCGTGGAGGACGCCCAGGGCTTGCCCCCCACCATGCCCTTCTGGTTCGGCGAAGCGCCGGGTAGGACGGTCGAGCTTTCCGCTTCGCTGTCGCGGCTGAGGGAAGAGGTCGCGAGCCGGATGGACGTGGGAACGGAGAAAGGGAAGCTCGACCCGGAATGGAAGCGGGAGGCCGAGGACTGGCTGATGGAATCCGCGGGCGTCTCCCACGTGGCCGCGACGCAGATCGCGGAATACCTCGGCGCGGCCAAGGCGGCCCTCGGCGTCATCCCCTCGCAGAAAGACCTGGTGGCGGAACGGTTCTTCGACGAGGCCGGCGACATGCACCTGGTGCTCCACAGCTCCTTCGGCAGCCGGGTCAACCGGGCCTGGGGACTTGCCCTGCGCAAGCGTTTCTGCCGGACCTTCAACTTCGAGCTGCAGGCCGCGGCGAACGAGGATTCCATCATCCTTTCCCTGGGCGCCACCCACAGCTTCCCCCTGGACGACGTCTTCAGCTACCTCAACGCCAAGACGGTCCGGGAGGTCCTGGTCCAGGCCCTCCTCGACGCGCCCATGTTCGAGGTGCGCTGGCGCTGGAACGCGTCGACCGCCCTGGCCGTGCTGCGGCGCAGGGGCGGGGACCGGGTGCCGCCACAGATACAGCGGTCCGTGGCCGAGGACCTGATCGCCCAGGTGTTCCCCGACCAGATCGCGTGCCTGGAGAACATCGCGGGCGACCGGGAGGTGCCGGACCATCCCCTGGTCAGCCAGACGATCGAGGACTGCCTGCACGAGGCCATGGACGTCGAAACGCTCGAGTCGGTCCTGAAAACGATGAAGTCAGGAGACATGAACGTGCACGCGCGGGACCTCCGCGAGCCCTCGCCCATGGCCGAGGAGATCCTCAACGCCCGGCCCTATGCCTTCCTGGACGACGCGCCCCTCGAGGAGCGGCGGACCAACGCCGTTCGGAACCGACGCTGGCTCGACCCCGCGGTCGCCGGCGACCTGGGACGCCTGGACCCCGAGGCCATCGACACCGTGCGTGGCGACGCCTGGCCCGAGGTGCGCAGTCCCGACGAACTCCACGACGCTCTGGTGCTCGCGGGGTACGTCACGGACGAAGAGGGGCGAAAGGGCGATCAGTTCGGCAGCTGGACGGAGTTTTACGCCGTATTGGAAGGCGACCGCCGGGCCGCCACGCTCGTGACGGAGGGCGGAAAGCGCCTGTGGACGCCCCTGGAACGCCGCATCCATTTCGAGGGGGTGCACCCGCGGGGGCGGTTCGAACCTGAGGAGGGCATCCCGGACGACGTGAGAAGCAACCTGGAGAAGGGTTTTCAGGCCGCGGCCAGGCAGGCCAGGCCGGCTGAGCCGACCGCCGATGATGCATCTGAGGTCGGCGCAACCGCCACTGACGCAACCGCCACTGACGCAACCGTCGCTGACGCATCTGCCACGGAGAAGCACGGGCTGGAAGAATTCGCGCTGGTCGAACTGATACGGGGCAGGCTGGAGACGTTGGGACCGGTTACGGCGGCCGGACTGGCCGGGTCCATCGACCTGCCCGTCGGCAAGGTCGATCAGGCGCTGATCGCCCTGGAGCAGGAAGGTTTTGTCTTCAGGGGACAGTTCTCGCCGGACGCGGACGTGCTGGAATGGTGCGAGCGCCGTCTGCTGGCGCGGATCCACCGCTTCACGATCACCAAACTGCGCCGGGAGATCCAGCCCGTTTCACCCGCCGACTTCATGCAGTTCCTCTTCACCTGGCATCACCTGGCGCCCGACACCCGGCTCAAGGGGGCCGACGCCGTGACGGCCGTGCTGCGCATGCTGGAAGGCGTGGAAGCCCCGGCCGCGGCCTGGGAGAGCGAGATCCTGCCGTCCCGCGTCACCGACTACGATTACGCCTGGCTTGACAACCTGTGCCTTTCCGGCAAGTATGCCTGGGGACGGCTTCGTCCCCACCGGTCGAACGGTGAGCACGGAAAGACGGCCGGTCCGATCCGGTCTACGCCCATCGCCATCGTGGACCGCATGAACCGTTCGCTGTGGATGTCCCTGAGCGGCGCGGCCGGCGAAGAAGACCTTCCGCTTTCCACCTACGCGAAGACGGTGCTGGAACTGATGACCCGGCATGGCGCGGTGTTTTTCGACGACATCACCTCGCAGTCGGGCCTCCTCCGGACCCACGCCGAGGAAGCCGTGGCGGAGCTGGTATCGGCGGGGATGGCGACCTCCGACAGTTTCGCGGGCCTCCGGGCTCTGCTGGTGCCGTCGCGTCACCGGGAGTCCCGGCGGGGACGGGAACGCCGGAATCCCTTCGACCTGTCGACGGCGGGACGGTGGGGTCTGACTGCCAGGACGCCGGTGGAAGACCGCACGGAAGAGGATCTCGAGGCCTACGCCCGCGTCGCGCTCGCCCGGTACGGCGTGGTGTTCCGCCGCCTCACGGAGCGTGAGAACACCTCGCCGCCGTGGCGGGACCTGGTGCGTGTGCTGCGGCGGATGGAAGCCCGGGGAGAGATCCGCGGCGGCCGGTTCGTGAACGGCGTCTGGGGCGAGCAGTACGCCCTGGGCGAAGCGGTGACCCTGCTGCGCAGCATCCGGCGCAAGGAGAAACAGGGCACGCTCGTGGCCATCAGCGCCGCCGACCCCCTGAACCTGGTCGGCATCATCACGCCCGGGCGGCGCGTTCCCGGCATTACGACCAACCGGATCCTCTACCGGGACGGTGAACCGATCCTGATCATGGAAGGCGGCGAAATCAAGGAGACGTCCCCGGTGGCGGCCGAAGATCAGTGGGCGCTGCGGCAGGAACTGGTCAAACGGGATTTCCCGCCGAAGCTGAAGGCCTATCTGAGCGGCCGCCGGACCCGTGAAAAGGCCGGCGCGCAAAAGGCATAG
- a CDS encoding phytanoyl-CoA dioxygenase family protein — protein sequence MREDQMTSTIPKVAMPPKPKVAMPPDAGERYRRDGFFFSPPIIPTDLIERVTARMDAVMDGVYETGEPPRRSWNPGDDPKRIRKIDQAHLSDRTIYELASHPAIGHWAAALLGAKRVQLWASQMLYKPPVGSDGGVTGNVGWHQDKQYWRYMEGELFTAWVAVSDVTGASGPMRFLRGSHRWGLLDSGDFFGHDHEAQQKDIPVPEGESWEEVKAVLPPGAVSFHDRHTYHASGPNVSDAPRRSFAFHLRTENTRPVEGRTDYYVQHLDDPAYCPVLYEA from the coding sequence ATGCGCGAGGACCAGATGACAAGTACCATTCCGAAGGTCGCCATGCCCCCGAAGCCGAAGGTCGCCATGCCCCCGGACGCCGGCGAACGGTACCGGCGAGACGGCTTCTTTTTTTCACCGCCCATCATTCCGACGGATCTGATCGAACGCGTGACCGCCCGTATGGACGCGGTCATGGACGGCGTCTACGAGACCGGGGAACCTCCGCGCCGATCATGGAACCCTGGCGACGACCCGAAGCGCATCCGCAAGATCGACCAGGCGCACCTGTCGGACCGGACCATCTACGAACTGGCCTCGCATCCCGCCATCGGGCACTGGGCGGCCGCCCTGCTGGGAGCGAAACGTGTCCAGCTGTGGGCGTCGCAGATGCTATACAAGCCGCCGGTCGGATCGGACGGCGGGGTGACCGGCAACGTCGGCTGGCACCAGGACAAGCAGTACTGGCGGTACATGGAGGGCGAGCTGTTCACGGCCTGGGTCGCCGTGAGCGACGTGACGGGGGCGTCCGGCCCCATGCGCTTCCTGCGGGGCTCGCACCGGTGGGGGCTGCTGGACAGCGGCGACTTCTTCGGCCACGACCACGAAGCGCAGCAGAAGGACATCCCCGTACCCGAGGGAGAAAGCTGGGAGGAGGTCAAAGCGGTCCTGCCTCCCGGCGCGGTCAGTTTCCACGACCGCCACACCTACCACGCCAGCGGGCCGAACGTATCGGACGCGCCGCGCCGCAGCTTTGCCTTTCACCTGCGGACGGAGAACACCAGGCCGGTGGAGGGCCGCACCGACTACTACGTGCAGCACCTGGACGATCCCGCGTATTGCCCGGTGCTGTATGAGGCGTGA
- a CDS encoding amidohydrolase: protein MTAEKLIIDYVNDQDDDLSRMAMDIWDHPQIAMQETYASKLQAKDLEADGFTIEWGAGGMETAFVATWGSGDPIIGFLGEYDALLGLSQTVSAEREAIEPGGPGHGCGHNLFGTACLGSVKALKRAMERDGIAGTIRYYGCPAEEQVVGKVLMACDGVFDDLDAAITWHPGATNLVWNGSSLALNSFKVNFHGVAAHASAMPHQGRSALDGVMLMDVGMNYLREHVIPEARIHSVVTSGGEAPNVVPAFAQVWYYIRSPKRAEVDEMYERVLDIAKGAALMSGTTHDIEFIGGAYEVLPNGTISDLMLKNMQAVNDLAFTAEERRFARQLQATFPENAVRSAYERMEKSTVKDSIAESIENPLWTQVLPHTDTPPHVEGSTDVGDVSWIAPTGQLTTCCWPLGTPAHSWQMVASSGSSIGSRGMLFAAKALALTGLDLLRDPELLKRANEEFDEARDGKTYKSALPEA from the coding sequence ATGACCGCGGAAAAACTGATCATCGATTACGTCAACGACCAGGACGACGACCTGTCCCGGATGGCCATGGACATCTGGGACCATCCGCAGATCGCCATGCAGGAGACCTACGCGTCGAAACTGCAGGCAAAGGATCTGGAAGCGGACGGCTTTACCATCGAGTGGGGCGCCGGGGGGATGGAAACGGCCTTCGTCGCCACCTGGGGTTCGGGAGATCCCATCATCGGGTTCCTGGGCGAGTACGATGCACTGCTCGGCCTGTCCCAGACGGTTTCCGCTGAGCGGGAGGCCATCGAACCGGGTGGCCCCGGACACGGCTGCGGGCACAACCTCTTCGGCACGGCGTGCCTGGGTTCGGTAAAGGCCCTGAAGCGCGCGATGGAACGGGACGGCATCGCCGGCACGATCCGGTACTACGGCTGTCCCGCGGAAGAACAGGTGGTGGGCAAGGTGCTCATGGCGTGCGACGGTGTCTTCGACGACTTGGACGCCGCCATCACCTGGCATCCCGGCGCAACGAACCTGGTCTGGAACGGTTCGTCGCTCGCGCTCAACTCCTTCAAGGTGAACTTCCACGGCGTGGCCGCCCACGCCTCGGCCATGCCGCACCAGGGACGCAGCGCCCTCGACGGCGTGATGCTGATGGACGTGGGCATGAATTACCTCCGGGAGCACGTGATCCCGGAGGCCCGCATCCACAGCGTGGTAACGAGCGGCGGGGAAGCGCCGAACGTGGTGCCGGCCTTTGCCCAGGTGTGGTACTACATCCGGTCGCCGAAACGCGCCGAGGTGGACGAGATGTACGAACGGGTGCTCGACATCGCGAAGGGTGCCGCGCTGATGAGCGGCACGACCCACGATATCGAGTTCATCGGGGGCGCCTACGAGGTCCTGCCGAACGGCACGATCTCCGACCTGATGCTGAAGAACATGCAGGCCGTGAACGATCTCGCCTTCACCGCCGAGGAGCGGCGCTTCGCCCGGCAGCTCCAGGCGACTTTTCCCGAGAACGCGGTCCGGTCGGCCTACGAGCGGATGGAGAAATCGACGGTCAAGGATTCCATTGCCGAAAGCATCGAGAATCCCCTCTGGACGCAGGTGCTTCCCCATACCGATACCCCGCCGCACGTGGAAGGTTCGACGGACGTGGGCGATGTGAGCTGGATCGCGCCCACGGGGCAGCTCACGACCTGCTGCTGGCCCCTGGGCACGCCGGCCCACAGCTGGCAGATGGTGGCCTCCTCCGGTTCAAGCATCGGCAGCAGGGGCATGCTCTTCGCGGCCAAGGCCCTGGCGCTGACGGGCCTGGACCTGTTGCGGGACCCGGAACTGCTCAAGCGCGCCAACGAGGAATTCGACGAGGCGCGGGACGGCAAAACGTACAAGAGCGCGCTGCCTGAGGCGTAG
- a CDS encoding AbrB family transcriptional regulator, whose product MIESSVTSRGQTTLPKVVRESLGLSAGDKVRYVICDQEVRILPVRPIGRLFGMLKYQGPVVTIDEMEQAVARGASEE is encoded by the coding sequence ATGATCGAATCCAGTGTCACGAGCAGAGGGCAGACAACGCTCCCCAAGGTAGTTCGGGAATCGCTCGGGTTATCTGCCGGGGACAAAGTTCGCTACGTGATCTGCGACCAGGAAGTACGCATTCTGCCCGTGAGACCGATCGGCAGGTTGTTTGGCATGCTCAAGTACCAGGGACCTGTCGTTACCATCGACGAGATGGAGCAGGCCGTTGCCCGTGGAGCCAGTGAAGAATGA
- a CDS encoding type II toxin-antitoxin system VapC family toxin, with protein MIALDTNVLVRFLVRDDEAQAASARNLVSSFTVDKPGFVCREVILELVWVLERAYGFSREQIADVMEHLVSTDVLVVETGADVARTAFSYGTGSPGFSDLMILAAAERSNALPLHTFDRKAARQEGVTLVSCSKA; from the coding sequence ATGATCGCGTTGGACACCAACGTCCTTGTTCGGTTCCTGGTGCGCGACGACGAAGCACAGGCCGCGTCCGCCCGGAATTTAGTGTCATCGTTCACGGTCGATAAACCCGGTTTTGTCTGCCGGGAAGTCATCCTCGAACTCGTCTGGGTCCTGGAACGGGCTTACGGCTTTTCACGTGAGCAGATTGCCGATGTGATGGAGCACCTGGTTTCAACGGACGTTCTGGTAGTTGAAACTGGCGCCGATGTCGCGCGGACTGCGTTCAGTTACGGGACGGGCAGCCCGGGATTCTCGGACCTTATGATACTGGCTGCCGCCGAACGATCGAACGCCTTGCCTTTGCACACTTTCGATCGGAAGGCCGCACGGCAGGAAGGAGTTACCTTAGTATCATGTTCAAAAGCGTAA
- a CDS encoding Ig-like domain-containing protein, with translation MRYAPGFRFLPVFAALSMACLSACLTNPSGPPAQDPTTITLSPDRIVFTAVSDHVRIDTTVLDQDGGVLTNATVHWRSADNNVARVSDRGVVTAVGNGTTQIFVTSGDARAIATVSVEQTVDSIEILPSPITLTHPGETVQFTAVVYDSNNRIIPGAAVVWSSNHPEIVTVDATGLVTAVSTGTARVTASSGNSSADATIYVDIDLQSRRSHHHYLHQ, from the coding sequence ATGAGATACGCTCCCGGGTTTCGATTCCTGCCCGTTTTCGCAGCCCTGTCCATGGCCTGCCTGTCGGCCTGCTTGACGAATCCGTCCGGTCCGCCGGCGCAGGACCCCACCACGATCACGCTGTCGCCGGACCGGATCGTGTTCACCGCCGTCAGCGACCATGTACGCATCGACACCACGGTTCTGGACCAGGACGGCGGGGTGCTCACCAACGCCACGGTGCATTGGCGAAGCGCGGACAATAACGTCGCCAGAGTCAGCGACCGGGGCGTGGTGACGGCCGTGGGGAACGGTACGACGCAAATCTTCGTCACGTCGGGTGACGCCAGGGCAATCGCGACGGTCTCGGTGGAGCAGACGGTGGACAGCATCGAGATCCTGCCATCCCCCATCACGCTGACGCATCCGGGCGAGACGGTCCAGTTCACGGCGGTGGTCTACGACTCGAACAACAGGATCATCCCGGGCGCGGCGGTGGTTTGGTCGAGCAACCACCCGGAAATCGTCACGGTGGACGCCACCGGCCTGGTGACGGCGGTGTCGACCGGCACGGCGCGAGTTACGGCCTCCTCGGGGAACTCGTCGGCAGACGCGACGATATACGTGGACATCGATTTACAAAGCCGTCGGAGCCACCACCACTATCTGCACCAGTAA
- a CDS encoding GNAT family N-acetyltransferase, with amino-acid sequence METRCQRDSRRDAQMNNLVIRECEPEDVEAVYQLDLDWESEGVTYGFGPSSPDEIREALGPYLLLAVAAGEIIGYSSGEVHVSRDLCVFEEGEQHLEIHDLYVRKPYRSVGVGGKLVKRMKEIAGQNGIRRFRVHSATMDLDRVLMFYRNHGFKTWCLEMFI; translated from the coding sequence ATGGAAACGCGATGCCAACGCGATTCAAGGAGAGACGCACAGATGAACAACCTGGTCATACGCGAATGCGAACCCGAAGACGTGGAAGCCGTTTACCAGCTGGACCTGGATTGGGAATCCGAAGGGGTAACATACGGCTTCGGACCCAGTTCTCCGGACGAAATAAGGGAAGCCCTCGGTCCCTATTTGCTCTTGGCCGTTGCGGCAGGCGAAATCATCGGGTACAGCAGCGGCGAGGTACACGTCAGCCGCGACCTGTGTGTTTTCGAAGAAGGGGAGCAACACCTGGAAATACACGACTTGTACGTCAGAAAACCCTACCGGAGCGTCGGAGTCGGCGGCAAGTTAGTTAAACGCATGAAGGAGATTGCCGGGCAAAACGGCATCCGGCGGTTCCGCGTACACTCGGCCACCATGGACCTGGACCGCGTGCTCATGTTCTACCGGAATCACGGTTTCAAGACGTGGTGCCTGGAGATGTTCATATGA
- a CDS encoding TfoX/Sxy family protein, giving the protein MSNNALAGRIRPMLSQLPGYSEKNMFGGVCFMINGNMCVGTWKGSLIVRLERENHEETLAEPHTRPADIAGRTMRGWALVEPAGIASEDDLATWVARAADYAASLPAK; this is encoded by the coding sequence ATGAGCAATAACGCGTTGGCCGGCCGGATTCGTCCCATGCTATCTCAGCTTCCCGGATACTCCGAGAAGAACATGTTCGGCGGCGTGTGCTTCATGATCAACGGCAACATGTGCGTGGGGACCTGGAAGGGATCGCTCATCGTGCGGCTCGAGCGGGAGAATCACGAGGAGACGCTGGCCGAACCGCACACCAGACCCGCCGACATCGCGGGACGGACCATGAGGGGATGGGCCCTGGTGGAGCCGGCGGGCATTGCGAGCGAGGATGACCTGGCGACCTGGGTGGCCCGCGCCGCCGATTACGCGGCTTCCCTGCCGGCGAAGTGA